In the genome of Sciurus carolinensis chromosome 3, mSciCar1.2, whole genome shotgun sequence, one region contains:
- the LOC124981425 gene encoding nucleophosmin-like, whose protein sequence is MESEDEKEENVNLLSVSGKIPAPGNGSKILQKKINRDADEGYDDAEEDDDDDFDDEETEEKASVKKGQESFKKQKKTPKRPKGPSSVEGIKTKMQVNREKGDSLPMVEANFMNYVKNCFQMTDQEDFQDLGQ, encoded by the exons ATGGAGTCAGAAGATGAAAAGGAGGAGAATGTAAATCTCTTAAGTGTATCTGGAAAGATACCTGCCCCTGGAAATGGTAGCAAGattctccagaaaaaaataaatcgtGATGCTGATGAAGGTTATGATGATGCTGAAGAAgacgatgatgatgattttgatgatgaggaaactgaagaaaaagctTCAGTGAAAA AAGGTCAAGAATccttcaaaaaacagaaaaaaactccCAAAAGACCAAAAGGACCTAGTTCTGTAGAaggcattaaaacaaaaatgcaagtaAATAGAGAAAAAGGTGATTCTCTTCCTATGGTGGAAGCCAACTTCATGAATTATGTGAAGAATTGCTTCCAGATGACTGACCAGGAAGATTTTCAAGATCTCGGGCAGTGA